Proteins encoded within one genomic window of Saccharopolyspora pogona:
- a CDS encoding neutral/alkaline non-lysosomal ceramidase C-terminal domain-containing protein: protein MDGKWVPVADDRDWATKYRWARDGVAGSTATITWDIPPNTPIGRYRIVHHGDWKNGWNGSITAFTGATRAFLVS, encoded by the coding sequence GTGGACGGGAAGTGGGTGCCGGTCGCCGACGACCGGGACTGGGCGACGAAGTACCGCTGGGCCCGCGACGGCGTCGCGGGCTCGACGGCAACGATCACCTGGGACATCCCGCCCAACACCCCGATCGGCCGCTACCGGATCGTCCACCACGGTGACTGGAAGAACGGCTGGAACGGCTCGATCACCGCCTTCACCGGCGCGACCCGCGCCTTCCTCGTGTCCTGA
- a CDS encoding Vgb family protein, whose protein sequence is MTSTVSIEQYTVADGESGPYAITTGPDGALWFTMVRSGRIGRLVPGGEPASHQLAAESGPTIIVNGPDGALWFTEYRAHRVGRITTGGEIDEFELPTPESGPYGLAAGPDGALWFTETAANQIGRITPDGQVREFPLPLAGAFPSAIVAGADGGMWFTMNMANAIGRIDGDGEVTVHPLPTEAAGPVGIASGPDGAICFVEIGAGQIGRISTDGKIEEFPLPDRAARPHAITTGPDGAMWFTEWGANRVGSITAEGAIEVHDLPTPGSEPHGIALGPDGALWTALEFGALARITVPTPENDR, encoded by the coding sequence ATGACATCGACCGTCTCAATCGAGCAGTACACCGTCGCCGACGGCGAGAGCGGCCCGTACGCGATTACCACCGGACCGGACGGCGCGTTGTGGTTCACCATGGTCCGCAGCGGCCGGATCGGTCGACTGGTGCCGGGGGGCGAACCCGCCAGCCACCAGCTCGCTGCGGAGAGCGGACCGACGATCATCGTCAACGGCCCAGACGGTGCGCTCTGGTTCACCGAGTACCGGGCGCACCGGGTCGGACGCATCACCACCGGCGGAGAGATCGACGAGTTCGAACTCCCCACACCGGAATCGGGACCGTACGGCCTCGCCGCCGGACCGGACGGTGCGCTGTGGTTCACCGAGACGGCCGCCAACCAGATCGGCCGGATCACGCCAGACGGTCAGGTGCGGGAGTTCCCGCTGCCGCTCGCCGGCGCGTTCCCGTCCGCGATCGTCGCCGGGGCCGACGGCGGGATGTGGTTCACCATGAACATGGCCAACGCGATCGGGCGGATCGACGGGGACGGCGAGGTCACCGTGCACCCGCTGCCGACCGAGGCCGCCGGGCCGGTGGGGATCGCTTCGGGCCCGGACGGCGCGATCTGCTTCGTCGAGATCGGCGCGGGCCAGATCGGCCGGATCAGCACCGACGGCAAGATCGAGGAATTCCCCCTGCCCGACCGCGCCGCCCGACCGCACGCCATCACCACCGGCCCGGACGGCGCGATGTGGTTCACCGAGTGGGGCGCCAACCGCGTCGGCTCGATCACCGCCGAAGGCGCCATCGAGGTCCACGACCTGCCCACCCCCGGCTCGGAACCGCACGGCATCGCCCTCGGCCCGGACGGAGCGCTGTGGACGGCGCTGGAGTTCGGCGCCCTCGCCCGGATCACCGTTCCCACGCCCGAGAACGACCGCTAA
- a CDS encoding IS630 family transposase, protein MIAGVRDARRLSPEAQEDLRRRVVAAVHGGMSQVEAARVFAVAPQSVSRWVQAWRKRGSKGLTGRRRGRKPGEQKALSARRQRKLRYAVAEHTPATFGLTGLVWTRKTVAELIRVRHGIVLNLRTVGNYLRSWGLSPQKPIRKAYEQDPESVRRWLEEDYLAIAARARREGALILWLDQTGIRSDATVARTWAPAGQTPAVGKTGKRFSVNAMCAIGNKGELYFTVYTGSFNGKVFLSFLDRLTRHLDRKVHLIVDGHPVHRRKTIQQWITKHAEAIAMHFLPGYSPELNPDELLNADLKRTVSTSTAPKTRAELKQAVRSFLHRLQKLPDRVRSYFGKPEVRYAA, encoded by the coding sequence ATGATCGCTGGTGTGCGGGACGCGCGGAGGTTGTCGCCTGAGGCGCAGGAGGATTTGCGGCGCAGGGTGGTCGCTGCTGTTCATGGTGGGATGAGTCAGGTCGAGGCGGCCCGGGTGTTCGCGGTGGCCCCGCAGTCGGTGTCCAGATGGGTGCAGGCGTGGCGGAAACGTGGCTCGAAGGGTCTCACCGGGCGTCGCCGGGGTCGCAAGCCCGGCGAGCAGAAAGCGTTGAGTGCCCGCCGGCAGCGCAAGCTGCGGTATGCGGTGGCCGAGCACACCCCGGCCACGTTCGGGCTGACCGGCCTGGTGTGGACCCGCAAGACAGTGGCCGAGCTGATCCGGGTGCGCCACGGCATCGTGTTGAACCTGCGCACCGTCGGCAACTACCTGCGTTCCTGGGGATTGTCGCCGCAGAAACCGATCCGCAAGGCCTACGAACAGGACCCCGAGTCCGTACGCCGATGGCTGGAGGAGGACTACCTGGCCATCGCCGCCCGCGCCCGCCGCGAGGGCGCACTGATCCTGTGGCTGGACCAGACCGGGATCCGCTCCGACGCCACCGTAGCCCGCACCTGGGCACCGGCGGGCCAGACACCGGCGGTGGGCAAAACGGGCAAACGATTCAGCGTGAACGCGATGTGCGCGATCGGGAACAAAGGCGAGCTGTACTTCACCGTCTACACCGGCTCGTTCAACGGCAAGGTGTTCCTGTCCTTCCTGGACCGGCTGACCCGCCATCTGGACCGCAAGGTCCACCTGATCGTTGACGGACACCCCGTCCACCGCCGCAAGACTATCCAGCAATGGATCACCAAGCACGCTGAGGCGATCGCGATGCACTTCCTGCCGGGATACAGCCCCGAACTCAACCCCGACGAGCTACTCAATGCCGACCTCAAACGCACCGTTTCCACCAGCACAGCCCCCAAAACCCGCGCCGAGTTGAAACAAGCGGTCCGCTCCTTCCTCCACCGGCTCCAGAAGCTGCCCGACCGAGTTCGCTCCTACTTCGGCAAACCCGAAGTTCGCTACGCCGCCTAA